DNA from Dethiosulfovibrio peptidovorans:
CGGAGTATCGAAGCGTGGGCGGCGAATATCCCTGGACGGAGAATCTGGCATCTTTGCTGGACGACGGCCTTTCTCCGTCGGATCGTGCTCTGATCGAACGGATGGGGCAAAGAGCTCAGGAGCTGGGAATGAGCGTCTATGTCGTTGGGGGATGTGTCCGAGACCTTTTGCTTGGGCGGTCGGTGATCGACCTCGATCTTGTTATAGAGGGGGATGTTCCAGCCTTCCTCCGATCCTGGGAGAGGGAAGGAGCCCAGGTTTCCGTCCATGAGCGTTTCCAGACTGGGACGGTTCGCTTCTTATCAGGACGGAAGGTGGACGTAGCGGCGGCTCGTCGGGAGTTCTATGAATTTCCCTCAGCTCAACCCACGGTCTCCAGCGATTCGTTGAAACATGATCTGTACCGGAGGGATTTCACCGTCAACGCCATGGCACTGGCTGTGGATCGACGGCGGTGGGGGACCTTGTTTGATTATTTTGGGGGACGTCGGGACCTGATATCGAGAAAGCTTCGAACTCTCCATAACCTGAGCTTCGTGGAAGATCCCACCCGAATCTTTCGGGGGGTTCGTCTGGAGCAGCGACTGGGGTTTGAGCTGGACGACAACGCTCTTCGGTCGCTGAACAACTGCGTTCATGGTGGTCTGTGGGCCGGGCTCTCTGGATATCGGCTCCGGTCGGAGATCGAGCTGTCCCTTCTTGAGCTCCGTCCGTGGCCTATCGTCCGCCGTATGGCCGAACTTGGCCTCTGGGAGCCTCTCTTCCCGGGGATTCGAGTGAATCTTCGGGTCTCTCAGGCTCTCCGGCGTCTCTCGATCGCGTTGCGACGGCTTGATCGAGATCTCATCCCAATGGGAGATGATCGATGGATCGCCGCCCTGGCCTGTCTCTTCCGGGAGAGCCCCGTCGACCTGTGCTCTCGGGCGGCCGATCGACTCAATCTGCGTACCCGAGAACGAGTCATCCTGGAGGATTGTCTCAATGGATTAGGTCCCTCTGAGGAGTCAATCGGTGGGAGGATGGAGAGGCCTTTTTCCTTGCTTGTGCAGAACCTGAGGACGCACTCTCCGGTAGCCGTCCTTTTCTGGGCTGTCGCCACTGATCGGTGGCGTTTCCGTCGTCGGCTTTTTCTGTACCTCACCAGGTTGGCCAAGGTGGCTTCTATGCTCTCTGGTGGTGATCTCCTGGATATGGGGTATCGGGAGAGCCCCGAGATGGGGCAGATTCTAGAGGAGCTTCTTCGAGCTCGACTTGACGGAGAAGTGGATACCAGGGACGATGAGATCCAGTGGGTTGTGCGTCGATTTCAGAGAACGTGAGAGAATGAAGGGAGACTATGAACACATGTCACGACAGATAGCCGATATCCTGCTTACCTTGCCCGCCGTGCTGTGGGCCATATCATTTCACGAATTCTGCCACGGATGGGTGGCCTATCAATTGGGGGATCCCACAGCACGAAATGCCGGTCGGCTTACGTTGAATCCCCTCGCGCATTTCGATGTAATTGGAGCTCTCATGCTACTGATCTTCCACTTCGGATGGGCCAAACCGGTGCCCGTCGATCCCCGGTATTTTGGGAAACCCCGCCGGGATATGGTCCTGGTCTCGGTGGCCGGTATTGCCGGAAATCTCCTGAGCGCCACGGTGACAGCTCTGATCTTGCATCTTATCCCCGGTCCCTTCCTGGCTATCCCCGCTCTGGGACGGGTCATGATTCTCATGGTGTACGTCAACATAGGACTGGCTGCCTTCAACCTCATTCCCGTTCCTCCCCTGGATGGCTCCAAAATCATCTATCCTCTGCTGCCGAGGCAGTGGATGCCCGGATGGTTCTTTTTGGAGCGTTACGGCATTTTTATCCTGTTGCTTCTGGTTGCTACTGGAGCCATCGGGGCTATCATGCGACCCATAATGGTCCTCTTTCTGAGGCTTATCCTGTAATATGGAAACTCTCATGAATCCCCTTGTGACGAACGACGACGGCGTGTACGCTCCGGGGATCTCGATTCTGACGGCTGCCTTGGCGCGGGAAGGGCTTAACCCGACGGTTGTGGCTCCTGATCGGGAGAGAAGCTCGGTTGGGCATGCCATCACTTTGACCCGTCCCCTTCGTGTATGGCCCGTGACGGGTAGAGTCTACCCAGCAGATGTCCCGGCCTACTGCTGTGATGGGACGCCGTCGGACTGTGTGGTCCTGGGAGTAGACGAGGTTGCTCCTGAGACAGACTGGGTAATCTCAGGGATCAACAACGGCCCCAATCTGGGAGACGATCTGACGTATTCGGGGACGGTCTCCGCTGCCATGGAGGGCACTATCTTGGGGCGACACGCTCTCGCCGTGTCCCTGAATTGCCACAGGGAGCACGAGGATCGCCGTTATGAGGACGCTGCGGAGATCGTTATTCGACTTCTGAGATGGGTGAGTCGATCACCGATCCCGTATGGTGTTCTCCTGAACGTCAACATCCCTAACCTTCCTCTGGCCGAGATGAAGGGGATCAAGGTTACCCGCCAAGGCAAGCGGGAGTATGCTGATAAGGTGACGCCCCTCACCGACCCTTTTGGTCGGGCATTCTATTGGGTTGCAGGTCGTCCCGAGGACGATCTGGTGGAGGGAAGCGATGTCTGGGCTGTGGCTCACGGTTTCGTATCCGTGACACCGGTCCATATGGACATGACCCATTACGATACCATGGCCTTGCTTCGTGATGGTGGTGTTGAGGGAGAGATGTTTTAGCCTCCACACCGGAGTTTTTGATACATCCTGTAAAAACGGGAGACCCTTTTTCTGGAGGTTTTTGTGATGACTCAGGGCATATTGCGACGATACGGCGATCACCTTCCACTTACGGATCAAACTCCAGCTCTCTCGCTCTGTGAGGGAGACACGCCGTTGATCCCCTTGTCCAATCTGGGGAAAAAACTCGGCATTGACCTGTACGCCAAGTTCGACGGTCTCAACCCCACAGGGTCCTTCAAGGATAGGGGGATGGTGCTGGCTGTGGCCAAGGCACTGGAGGTCGGTTCCAGATCGGTGATCTGTGCGTCAACCGGAAATACCTCGGCGTCGGCGGCAGCCTATGCGGCTCGGGCGGGGATATCCTGTTATGTGCTGCTTCCCGCCGGTAACGTGGCCTTGGGAAAGCTGGCACAGGCCATGGCTTATGGGGCCACCGTCATCCCTATCGAGGGCAACTTCGACGAAGCTCTCGACCTGGCCCGTCGAGGTGCCGACGAACTGGGCATGGCTATCGTCAACTCGGTCAACCCCTACAGGCTTCTGGGCCAGAGAAGCGCGTCGTGGGAGATCTGCGACGAGATGGGGAATTCTCCCGATTGGCTGGTCCTTCCCGTCGGGAACGCCGGCAACATCACGGCCTACAGGGAGGGATTCGAGTACTACGCCGCCCTTGGCCGATGCTCGGGGCTTCCCTGTCTCGTGGGCGTCCAGGCCTGCGGAGC
Protein-coding regions in this window:
- a CDS encoding site-2 protease family protein; protein product: MSRQIADILLTLPAVLWAISFHEFCHGWVAYQLGDPTARNAGRLTLNPLAHFDVIGALMLLIFHFGWAKPVPVDPRYFGKPRRDMVLVSVAGIAGNLLSATVTALILHLIPGPFLAIPALGRVMILMVYVNIGLAAFNLIPVPPLDGSKIIYPLLPRQWMPGWFFLERYGIFILLLLVATGAIGAIMRPIMVLFLRLIL
- a CDS encoding 5'/3'-nucleotidase SurE — its product is MNPLVTNDDGVYAPGISILTAALAREGLNPTVVAPDRERSSVGHAITLTRPLRVWPVTGRVYPADVPAYCCDGTPSDCVVLGVDEVAPETDWVISGINNGPNLGDDLTYSGTVSAAMEGTILGRHALAVSLNCHREHEDRRYEDAAEIVIRLLRWVSRSPIPYGVLLNVNIPNLPLAEMKGIKVTRQGKREYADKVTPLTDPFGRAFYWVAGRPEDDLVEGSDVWAVAHGFVSVTPVHMDMTHYDTMALLRDGGVEGEMF
- a CDS encoding threonine synthase; protein product: MTQGILRRYGDHLPLTDQTPALSLCEGDTPLIPLSNLGKKLGIDLYAKFDGLNPTGSFKDRGMVLAVAKALEVGSRSVICASTGNTSASAAAYAARAGISCYVLLPAGNVALGKLAQAMAYGATVIPIEGNFDEALDLARRGADELGMAIVNSVNPYRLLGQRSASWEICDEMGNSPDWLVLPVGNAGNITAYREGFEYYAALGRCSGLPCLVGVQACGAAPLALEREFPNPETVATAIRIGRPVNGDKARRAVADSGGFFLAVDDDEILEAQQLLASSDGVFAEPASCSGLAGLLRLQSQGELPEKLKVVMVLTGNGLKDPDAPLSRIKPPKPLPADWGILRERFSS